A single genomic interval of Romboutsia ilealis harbors:
- the gltS gene encoding sodium/glutamate symporter — translation MHSLNLDITSTLILSIILFIIGNFIKNRVNIFNRFCIPSPVIGGLLFCLLTLLLKFFNICDISMDTSLMDYLICFFFTTVGVGMSMSLVKKGGKALIKYWILCGVLSFCQNIIAVILSKVIGINPLLGLMCGTISMEGGHGSSAAYGATIENLGVQNAISVGIAASTLGLILAGLIGSPLAKFLIDKYKLKPGLKYKKVSTSKNIDNRINLDIFSFLEQLLTILLCISLGKLIANIFFNITGIIIPAITGCMLISVLFRNVNDKVNIINLDFKIIDFLSDLSLGIFLTMALMSIDLFKLSSLFGPILIIVICQAIFIVIYSIFICFKILGKNFDSAVMISGLIGHGLGATPTALANMTSISDKYGYSKKAFLVVPLVAAFLLDLFTMPCIILFINILS, via the coding sequence TTGCATTCTTTAAATTTGGATATTACCTCGACTTTGATTTTATCTATAATTTTATTTATTATAGGTAATTTTATAAAAAACAGAGTCAATATATTCAATAGATTTTGTATTCCTTCACCAGTTATTGGTGGATTATTATTTTGTCTACTAACTCTTCTTTTAAAGTTTTTTAACATTTGTGATATTTCTATGGATACTTCTTTAATGGATTATCTAATATGTTTTTTCTTTACCACAGTTGGTGTTGGTATGAGCATGTCCTTAGTAAAAAAAGGTGGAAAAGCACTTATAAAATATTGGATTTTATGCGGAGTTTTATCATTTTGCCAAAATATAATTGCTGTTATTTTATCTAAAGTTATAGGCATAAATCCATTACTTGGGCTTATGTGTGGTACGATTTCAATGGAAGGTGGACATGGTTCTTCTGCTGCCTATGGTGCTACTATAGAAAATTTAGGTGTACAAAATGCTATAAGTGTTGGTATAGCAGCATCAACACTTGGTCTAATATTAGCAGGGCTTATAGGATCTCCTCTTGCAAAGTTTTTAATTGACAAGTATAAATTAAAACCAGGCTTAAAATATAAAAAGGTGTCTACATCAAAAAATATTGATAATAGAATAAACCTTGATATTTTTTCATTTTTAGAACAATTATTAACTATTCTTCTTTGTATATCTTTAGGAAAATTAATAGCAAATATATTTTTCAACATAACAGGTATAATAATTCCAGCTATAACTGGTTGTATGTTAATATCTGTGTTATTTAGAAATGTAAATGATAAAGTTAATATTATAAATTTAGATTTTAAAATTATTGATTTTTTAAGTGATTTATCTCTTGGAATATTTTTGACTATGGCCCTTATGAGCATTGATTTATTTAAGTTATCAAGTTTATTTGGTCCAATACTTATTATTGTTATATGCCAAGCTATTTTTATAGTTATCTACTCTATTTTTATTTGTTTTAAAATTCTTGGTAAAAACTTCGATTCCGCAGTTATGATAAGTGGTCTTATTGGTCATGGTTTAGGTGCTACTCCTACAGCTTTAGCTAATATGACATCTATAAGCGATAAATATGGTTATTCTAAAAAAGCTTTTTTAGTAGTCCCTTTAGTTGCTGCCTTTTTGCTTGATTTGTTTACAATGCCTTGTATAATCTTATTTATAAATATATTAAGTTAA
- a CDS encoding thioredoxin family protein, with protein sequence MVEMSLKELFEIGQSFESSVGEGTKGERARIFKNNSRLNLTDEMISFIESIDYEVNFLVSGEIWCPDFQLNATVLKRFLDLNPNFNMSVITMARGKKFMAPALGIDKESFKGPSIAVLDKDFNVLGLFEERPKVVRDMPSFDDIKLEYYKGKYLLDTVNDFIKILG encoded by the coding sequence ATGGTTGAAATGAGTCTTAAAGAGCTATTTGAAATTGGTCAAAGCTTTGAAAGTTCTGTAGGAGAAGGAACTAAAGGGGAAAGAGCTAGAATTTTCAAAAATAATTCTAGATTAAATTTAACTGATGAAATGATATCATTTATAGAAAGTATAGACTATGAAGTGAATTTCTTAGTTTCAGGTGAAATATGGTGTCCTGATTTTCAATTAAATGCTACAGTTTTAAAAAGATTTTTAGATCTTAATCCTAACTTTAACATGTCAGTTATAACTATGGCTCGTGGTAAAAAGTTTATGGCTCCTGCTTTAGGTATTGATAAAGAATCTTTTAAGGGTCCTAGTATAGCAGTTTTAGATAAGGATTTTAATGTTTTAGGATTATTTGAAGAAAGACCTAAGGTAGTTCGTGATATGCCTAGTTTTGATGATATAAAACTTGAATATTATAAAGGTAAATACCTTTTAGATACTGTTAATGATTTCATAAAAATATTAGGCTAG